The DNA segment ACCAGCCGACGCCGGGCGATCTCGTCGGCGCGCAGGATGCCGACCTCATTCTCTGGAACGGTCTCAATCTCGAGCAGTGGTTCGCCCAGTTCCTCGACAACCTGCCCGACGTCCCCAACGCCGTGCTGACCGAGGGGATCGAGCCCATGGGCATTGGCGAAGGCCCTTACGAAGGCAAGCCCAATCCACATGCCTGGATGTCGCCCAGCGACGCGCTTGTTTATGTCGAGAACATCCGCAAGGCGTTCGTCGCGGTCGATCCGGCCAATGAAGCGACCTACAATGCCAATGCGGCGGCATATGCGGCCGAAATCACGGCCACGGTCGACCCGATCCGCGATACCATCGCCGCCATTCCCGAGGACAAGCGCTGGCTTGTCACCTCGGAAGGCGCCTTTTCCTATCTGGCGCGCGATTTCGGGCTGCGCGAACTCTATCTCTGGCCGATCAACGCCGATCAGCAGGGTACGCCGCGCCAGGTCCGCACCGTCATCGACGCCGTACGGGAGCACGATATTCCCGCGATCTTCTCGGAATCGACGATTTCTCCCAAGCCCGCCGAGCAGGTGGCGCGCGAGACCGGCATCACCTATGGCGGCGTGCTGTATGTCGACTCGCTGTCGGATGCCGGCGGCCCGGTGCCCACCTATCTCGATCTGCTGCGCGTCACCACCAGCACGATCGTTGCGGGCCTCAACCAATGACCGAAAATCCAGGCCTCGTCGTCGACGACATCACGGTCGCCTATCGCAACGGCACGACCGCACTCAAGCATGCCAGTTTCACCGCGCCACGTGGATCGATCACCGCGCTGGTGGGCGTCAACGGCGCAGGCAAGTCCACCATCTTCAAGGCGCTGATGGGTTTCGTTTCGCTCGCCGGCGGCCGCATTTCCATCCTCGGGCAGGACGGCCGGCAGGCGCAGCGGCAGAACAGGATTGCCTATGTGCCGCAATCGGAAGACGTCGACTGGAACTTTCCGGTGCTCGTCGAAGACGTGGTCATGATGGGCCGGTTCGGCCACATGAACATGCTTCGCATTCCGCGGCCCGTCGATCGCGACAAGGTCGCGGCGGCGCTGGCCCGGGTCGACATGACGTCCTTTGCCAGACGCCAGATCGGCGAACTCTCGGGCGGGCAGAAGAAACGCGTGTTCCTCG comes from the Devosia lucknowensis genome and includes:
- a CDS encoding metal ABC transporter substrate-binding protein; its protein translation is MHRRLLLALSLVAPLALAGPTLAQDRIKAVTSFTILADMAANVAGDAADVVSITKPGAEIHNYQPTPGDLVGAQDADLILWNGLNLEQWFAQFLDNLPDVPNAVLTEGIEPMGIGEGPYEGKPNPHAWMSPSDALVYVENIRKAFVAVDPANEATYNANAAAYAAEITATVDPIRDTIAAIPEDKRWLVTSEGAFSYLARDFGLRELYLWPINADQQGTPRQVRTVIDAVREHDIPAIFSESTISPKPAEQVARETGITYGGVLYVDSLSDAGGPVPTYLDLLRVTTSTIVAGLNQ
- a CDS encoding manganese/iron ABC transporter ATP-binding protein; the encoded protein is MTENPGLVVDDITVAYRNGTTALKHASFTAPRGSITALVGVNGAGKSTIFKALMGFVSLAGGRISILGQDGRQAQRQNRIAYVPQSEDVDWNFPVLVEDVVMMGRFGHMNMLRIPRPVDRDKVAAALARVDMTSFARRQIGELSGGQKKRVFLARALAQEGEVILLDEPFTGVDVKTEDAIIALLRALRDEGKVILVSTHNLGSVPEFCDRTVLVKGTVLAHGPTSDVFTREKLEEAFGGVLRHFVLSGAGLHDDDDPRHLSVLTDDERPLVFYGEKGREAHQNRKPDAP